Proteins co-encoded in one Nothobranchius furzeri strain GRZ-AD chromosome 4, NfurGRZ-RIMD1, whole genome shotgun sequence genomic window:
- the edc3 gene encoding enhancer of mRNA-decapping protein 3 isoform X1 — protein sequence MSSSRGHIQFDCFSSAIDIRELKILDIRSGNARRTSTTATNVHSVPVAVPKGDPRAVEKLNSPQQCSKSYGERHLDALGQPKGFRRRHNSWSSSSRGPNQATPKKNGVKNGQMKHRDDECFGDGMEDDLDTDFDFEGNLALFDKAAVFSEIDTSERRNGARSRGTPQDQTPSRYRHDENILEGKPVVYRQIIVPQPGAKEYCTDSGLVVPSISYELHKRLLSAAERHGLSLERRLEMTGVCASQMALTLLGGPNRFTPKNLHQHPTVALMCGPHVQGAQGISCGRHLANHEVEVILFLPNFVKMLDSVTNELTLFNKTGGKQVSSIKDLPDTPVDLIINCLACHENTFLMDQPWYRAAADWAIQNKAPVLSLDPPVSGQGHAVEAKWSLSLCLPLPLAEGAGRVYLCDIGIPRHVFQEVGIKYLSPFGCKFVIPLHSA from the exons ATGTCCAGTTCCCGAGGTCACATTCAG TTTGATTGTTTTTCCAGTGCCATTGATATAAGGGAGCTAAAGATTTTAGACATCAGAAGTGGTAATGCAAGGAGAACCTCTACTACAGCTACAAACGTGCACAGTGTTCCGGTGGCAGTCCCAAAGGGTGACCCCAGAGCTGTTGAGAAATTAAACTCTCCCCAGCAATGCTCTAAAAGTTACGGAGAGCGTCATCTAGATGCTCTGGGCCAACCCAAAGGGTTTCGTCGAAGACATAACTCAT GGTCATCTAGTAGTCGAGGACCAAACCAAGCAACACCTAAAAAGAATGGAGTGAAGAACGGTCAGATGAAGCACAGAGACGATGAGTGTTTTGGGGACGGCATGGAGGATGACCTGGACACGGATTTTGACTTCGAAGGGAATCTTGCCCTTTTTGACAAAGCAGCAGTTTTCTCAGAGATTGACACATCAGAGCGGCGTAACGGGGCACGGTCACGGGGCACTCCTCAAGACCAGACACCCTCACGGTACCGCCATGATGAGAACATATTGGAGGGCAAACCAGTCGTTTACAGACAGATTATTGTACCTCAGCCTGGGGCCAAAGAGTACTGTACTG ATTCTGGACTTGTTGTACCAAGTATTTCCTATGAACTCCACAAGCGGCTGTTGTCTGCTGCTGAGCGTCACGGCCTCTCACTGGAGCGAAGACTTGAGATGACTGGAGTGTGTGCCAGTCAGATGGCACTTACACTGTTAGGAGGGCCCaacag ATTCACACCAAAAAATTTACATCAGCATCCCACTGTGGCGCTGATGTGTGGACCTCATGTTCAAGGCGCTCAGGGTATCAGCTGTGGTCGTCACCTGGCCAATCATGAAGTAGAGGTTATCTTGTTCCTGCCAAACTTTGTCAAGATGCTTGATTCTGTGACAAACGAGCTCACACTTTTCAACAAAACTGGAGGCAAACAGGTGTCCAGTATCAAAG ATCTCCCAGACACACCAGTTGATCTGATCATAAACTGTCTGGCCTGCCACGAGAACACATTCCTGATGGACCAGCCTTGGTACCGGGCAGCTGCAGACTGGGCCATCCAGAACAAAGCACCAGTGCTCAGCTTGGATCCTCCTGTAAGTGGACAGGGACATGCAGTAGAGGCGAAGTGGTCCCTCTCGCTTTGCCTCCCCCTTCCTTTAGCTGAAGGGGCTGGCAGGGTGTACCTGTGTGACATCGGTATTCCTCGCCATGTGTTTCAGGAAGTTGGAATCAAATACCTTTCTCCTTTTGGCTGCAAATTTGTCATCCCGTTACACTCGGCCTAA
- the edc3 gene encoding enhancer of mRNA-decapping protein 3 isoform X2 — MAADWLGSLVSINCGPTLGVYQGEVSSVDQSSQTISLRQPFHNGVKCPVPEVTFSAIDIRELKILDIRSGNARRTSTTATNVHSVPVAVPKGDPRAVEKLNSPQQCSKSYGERHLDALGQPKGFRRRHNSWSSSSRGPNQATPKKNGVKNGQMKHRDDECFGDGMEDDLDTDFDFEGNLALFDKAAVFSEIDTSERRNGARSRGTPQDQTPSRYRHDENILEGKPVVYRQIIVPQPGAKEYCTDSGLVVPSISYELHKRLLSAAERHGLSLERRLEMTGVCASQMALTLLGGPNRFTPKNLHQHPTVALMCGPHVQGAQGISCGRHLANHEVEVILFLPNFVKMLDSVTNELTLFNKTGGKQVSSIKDLPDTPVDLIINCLACHENTFLMDQPWYRAAADWAIQNKAPVLSLDPPVSGQGHAVEAKWSLSLCLPLPLAEGAGRVYLCDIGIPRHVFQEVGIKYLSPFGCKFVIPLHSA; from the exons ATGGCTGCGGACTGGTTAGGTAGTTTAGTGTCCATTAATTGTGGCCCAACGCTTGGGGTGTATCAAGGAGAAGTATCATCAGTGGACCAGTCAAGCCAAACCATCTCTCTAAGGCAGCCTTTTCACAACGGAGTCAAATGTCCAGTTCCCGAGGTCACATTCAG TGCCATTGATATAAGGGAGCTAAAGATTTTAGACATCAGAAGTGGTAATGCAAGGAGAACCTCTACTACAGCTACAAACGTGCACAGTGTTCCGGTGGCAGTCCCAAAGGGTGACCCCAGAGCTGTTGAGAAATTAAACTCTCCCCAGCAATGCTCTAAAAGTTACGGAGAGCGTCATCTAGATGCTCTGGGCCAACCCAAAGGGTTTCGTCGAAGACATAACTCAT GGTCATCTAGTAGTCGAGGACCAAACCAAGCAACACCTAAAAAGAATGGAGTGAAGAACGGTCAGATGAAGCACAGAGACGATGAGTGTTTTGGGGACGGCATGGAGGATGACCTGGACACGGATTTTGACTTCGAAGGGAATCTTGCCCTTTTTGACAAAGCAGCAGTTTTCTCAGAGATTGACACATCAGAGCGGCGTAACGGGGCACGGTCACGGGGCACTCCTCAAGACCAGACACCCTCACGGTACCGCCATGATGAGAACATATTGGAGGGCAAACCAGTCGTTTACAGACAGATTATTGTACCTCAGCCTGGGGCCAAAGAGTACTGTACTG ATTCTGGACTTGTTGTACCAAGTATTTCCTATGAACTCCACAAGCGGCTGTTGTCTGCTGCTGAGCGTCACGGCCTCTCACTGGAGCGAAGACTTGAGATGACTGGAGTGTGTGCCAGTCAGATGGCACTTACACTGTTAGGAGGGCCCaacag ATTCACACCAAAAAATTTACATCAGCATCCCACTGTGGCGCTGATGTGTGGACCTCATGTTCAAGGCGCTCAGGGTATCAGCTGTGGTCGTCACCTGGCCAATCATGAAGTAGAGGTTATCTTGTTCCTGCCAAACTTTGTCAAGATGCTTGATTCTGTGACAAACGAGCTCACACTTTTCAACAAAACTGGAGGCAAACAGGTGTCCAGTATCAAAG ATCTCCCAGACACACCAGTTGATCTGATCATAAACTGTCTGGCCTGCCACGAGAACACATTCCTGATGGACCAGCCTTGGTACCGGGCAGCTGCAGACTGGGCCATCCAGAACAAAGCACCAGTGCTCAGCTTGGATCCTCCTGTAAGTGGACAGGGACATGCAGTAGAGGCGAAGTGGTCCCTCTCGCTTTGCCTCCCCCTTCCTTTAGCTGAAGGGGCTGGCAGGGTGTACCTGTGTGACATCGGTATTCCTCGCCATGTGTTTCAGGAAGTTGGAATCAAATACCTTTCTCCTTTTGGCTGCAAATTTGTCATCCCGTTACACTCGGCCTAA
- the LOC129153483 gene encoding uncharacterized protein, with protein MWDTSSQFTAQTSAWRGSSSASGSGFLSKIRARKNDPGPRRWHSMYNLAPKTSTRWSSSSGSEFRVSGGESSFYPTEAERWLQDTHDRLESQLDWLRTRDMNLSYNTTMANMFDTKQKVKNEFYGKATYLGLYVCHPLTT; from the exons ATGTGGGACACCAGTTCTCAGTTTACAGCCCAG ACTTCAGCATGGCGTGGTTCATCATCTGCATCTGGATCAGGGTTCCTGTCAAAAATCAGAGCTAG AAAGAATGATCCAGGTCCCCGGAGGTGGCACTCAATGTATAATCTAGCACCTAAGACATCCACAAGATGGTCTTCTTCATCAGGATCTGAATTTAGAGTGAGTGGGGGTGAAAGCAGCTTTTATCCAACAGAAGCAGAACGATGGCTCCAGGATACTCACGATAGACTGGAATCTCAGCTGGACTGGCTGAGGACCAGAGACATGAACCTAAGCTACAACACAACTATGGCGAATATGTTTGACACAAAACAAAAGGTAAAGAATGAGTTTTATGGAAAAGCAACATATTTGGGCCTTTATGTTTGTCATCCTTTAACCACATGA